Proteins encoded in a region of the Acidobacteriota bacterium genome:
- the rsmI gene encoding 16S rRNA (cytidine(1402)-2'-O)-methyltransferase has protein sequence MTGTLYVVGTPIGNLEDLTFRALRILEEVDLIAAEDTRRTAKLLAHYEVRKPMVSLREHNERRETPRLVAQLTRGKSVALVSDAGTPGISDPGAHLVAAAHRHGIAVRPIPGASAVTASLSAAGFPASQFVVIGFPSRESVKRQSLALDLAEEERTAVIFEAPHRVSETLRSLSELKPARTVAVFREMTKLNEACTLTTTDRLAEIEIRPQGEFVIVLGPRPAESSDADRTAEIVDFVGRLTAGRPFDLDEAVRIAALTLDERPSRVANVVRRRTILAKRQNSPSS, from the coding sequence ATGACGGGAACCCTTTACGTGGTCGGGACGCCCATCGGCAACCTGGAGGACCTGACCTTCCGGGCCCTCCGGATCCTCGAGGAAGTCGATCTCATCGCAGCGGAGGACACACGCCGCACGGCGAAGCTCCTCGCGCACTACGAGGTGCGCAAGCCGATGGTCAGCCTGCGAGAGCACAACGAGCGGCGGGAGACACCGCGCCTGGTGGCGCAGCTCACCAGGGGCAAGTCGGTTGCGCTCGTCAGCGATGCCGGCACCCCGGGCATCTCCGATCCCGGAGCGCACCTCGTTGCCGCTGCCCATCGCCATGGGATCGCGGTTCGTCCGATTCCAGGCGCCAGCGCCGTGACCGCCAGCCTCTCCGCTGCCGGCTTCCCCGCCTCACAGTTCGTGGTCATCGGCTTCCCGTCTCGTGAATCGGTCAAAAGACAGAGTCTGGCGCTGGATCTTGCGGAGGAAGAGAGAACCGCGGTGATCTTCGAGGCCCCGCATCGTGTTTCTGAAACGCTGAGATCGTTGTCAGAACTGAAACCAGCTAGGACAGTAGCAGTGTTTCGTGAAATGACCAAGTTGAACGAGGCCTGTACGCTGACAACGACGGATCGACTGGCTGAAATAGAGATCCGACCGCAGGGTGAGTTCGTGATTGTTCTCGGTCCGCGCCCTGCTGAGTCATCGGACGCAGACCGTACGGCCGAGATTGTGGATTTCGTTGGTCGATTGACCGCAGGAAGGCCGTTCGATCTAGACGAAGCGGTCCGCATAGCGGCATTGACGCTCGATGAGCGTCCGTCGAGGGTTGCGAACGTGGTCCGGCGACGGACCATCTTGGCCAAACGACAGAACAGCCCGTCGTCTTGA
- a CDS encoding zinc ribbon domain-containing protein: protein MPLYEYQCQSCAHRFERIQKFSDPPVAECPNCGGPVEKLISSPAIQFKGSGFYITDYAKSGSKPDAAGAAKPGAAAASGDGGSPKGGDSAAGGGTKADSGASAKPAAAAAGGTKAD, encoded by the coding sequence ATGCCCCTGTACGAGTACCAGTGCCAGTCGTGCGCTCACCGCTTCGAGCGTATCCAGAAGTTCTCGGATCCGCCGGTCGCCGAGTGTCCGAACTGCGGCGGTCCCGTCGAGAAGCTGATTTCCTCTCCGGCCATCCAGTTCAAGGGATCCGGCTTCTACATCACCGACTACGCCAAGAGCGGATCGAAGCCGGATGCGGCGGGAGCCGCGAAGCCAGGGGCCGCGGCCGCTTCAGGCGATGGTGGATCGCCGAAAGGCGGCGATTCCGCGGCGGGCGGCGGGACCAAGGCCGACAGCGGGGCGAGCGCGAAGCCTGCCGCGGCCGCCGCCGGGGGCACGAAGGCCGACTGA
- the galU gene encoding UTP--glucose-1-phosphate uridylyltransferase GalU, whose product MKKSVRKAVFPAAGLGTRFLPATKAQPKEMLPLVDKPIIQYGVEEATSAGVTDIIIVTGRGKNAIEDHFDVSIELESFLESRQKRELAAEIRSISNLVRSLSYVRQGEPLGLGHAVLTARPLVGDEPFAVILADDVIDAQPSALAQMIRVFEEVDGPVILVERVPKAQISGYGVIAADEVRPGIYRIRDLVEKPAPEDAPSDLAIIGRYILTPDIFDALVEESGSVKSGEIQLTNGMRRLLSKRPLYACEITGVRHDTGNKLGFLKAVVYFGLKRPELAEPLRQYLNSLGH is encoded by the coding sequence GTGAAGAAGAGCGTACGCAAGGCGGTGTTTCCTGCTGCCGGACTCGGCACCCGGTTCCTTCCCGCCACGAAGGCCCAGCCGAAGGAAATGCTGCCGCTCGTGGACAAGCCGATCATCCAGTACGGCGTCGAGGAGGCGACGAGCGCCGGCGTCACCGACATCATCATCGTCACCGGACGCGGCAAGAACGCGATCGAGGATCACTTCGACGTGTCGATCGAGCTCGAGAGCTTCCTGGAGTCGCGGCAGAAGCGCGAGCTGGCGGCCGAGATCCGGTCCATCTCCAACCTCGTCCGCAGCCTGTCGTACGTCCGCCAAGGCGAGCCGCTCGGCCTCGGACACGCGGTGCTCACCGCCCGGCCCCTCGTCGGCGACGAGCCCTTCGCCGTGATCCTCGCAGACGACGTGATCGATGCGCAGCCATCGGCGCTGGCGCAGATGATTCGGGTGTTCGAGGAGGTCGACGGGCCCGTCATCCTCGTGGAGCGCGTCCCCAAGGCGCAGATCTCGGGCTACGGCGTGATCGCCGCCGACGAGGTCCGTCCCGGCATCTACCGCATCCGGGATCTCGTCGAGAAACCCGCGCCGGAGGACGCGCCGTCGGACCTCGCGATCATCGGCCGGTACATCCTCACGCCAGACATCTTCGACGCGCTCGTCGAGGAGTCGGGCTCCGTGAAATCAGGTGAGATTCAGTTGACGAATGGCATGAGACGGCTGCTCTCGAAGCGGCCGCTCTACGCGTGCGAGATCACCGGCGTTCGGCACGACACCGGCAACAAGCTGGGCTTCCTGAAAGCGGTCGTCTACTTCGGGTTGAAACGGCCGGAGCTGGCGGAGCCGCTTCGGCAGTACCTGAACTCACTCGGCCACTGA
- a CDS encoding response regulator, whose amino-acid sequence MIERARSVAPLPPLRPGASMLLGLALMFAWGLLRVVVFSDIVLPLTYVLPMLVCVWTQDRRMLWTMAAGFAVLNAVQATWLVPAGTVTPLVHAATFVNICVGAGVVDTIIRSRRRLRAALTDVRAQRDELAELNDRLRDQADELGRQGEEIAAQIEQLTQRNEEVQIQAEEIQHLNTDLSRREEILDVLLGLVNVSSTQRDALGLVVSRAAPLWEPAAAAVLIYKMGADGLSAVASAPADVAAAADRIPDRFVALAIEHGRPAALADASLRPDLPLLGRAADRPPFAAVLAAPIAVDDAPYGAIAVYAEHPYEWSEEQFRFIRWLAAQCGRLIETLRAREQLTTALAALDDLNRNKSQFLATLSHELRNPLAAIRYALDLLQMPQADAAIARRVVERQLPHLVRLVDDLLDAARIERNKIALRRDVVDLRTVVQEAIDAARLSGAPGTHRITAHLPDAPAWVSADPDRLLQAVTNVMSNAIRYTPDGGAVTVTLSERGERALLSVADTGAGIRRQDLGRIFDMFAQNDHAKEGLGIGLALVKSIIDLHGGSIEARSEGEGHGSEFVVELPRATAPPPERGAPPPLPVSANRRVLVVDDNEDAASMLQSLLELRGHTVWTARNGADALRLAEQSPPDVVLLDIGLPGMDGFEVAAALRRSRTGATMFLVALTGWGSDHDRVRARDAGFDAHVTKPAELHEIERLVAEGPARARAQAGDAHSSRRDTPPPPASGHLPAP is encoded by the coding sequence ATGATCGAACGAGCGCGGTCGGTTGCGCCGCTGCCACCGCTCCGGCCTGGGGCCTCGATGCTGCTCGGCCTGGCCCTGATGTTCGCGTGGGGGCTGCTGCGCGTCGTCGTCTTCTCCGACATCGTGCTGCCGCTGACGTACGTGCTGCCGATGCTCGTCTGCGTCTGGACGCAGGATCGGCGCATGTTGTGGACCATGGCCGCCGGATTCGCGGTCCTGAACGCCGTCCAGGCGACGTGGCTCGTGCCGGCCGGCACGGTGACGCCGCTGGTCCACGCCGCCACGTTCGTGAACATCTGCGTCGGCGCGGGAGTGGTGGACACGATCATCAGGTCGAGGCGCCGGCTTCGCGCGGCGCTCACGGATGTCCGGGCGCAGCGCGACGAGCTGGCCGAGCTGAACGACCGATTGAGAGATCAGGCGGACGAGCTGGGCCGGCAGGGCGAGGAAATCGCCGCGCAGATCGAGCAGCTCACGCAACGCAACGAGGAGGTGCAGATCCAGGCGGAGGAGATCCAGCACCTCAACACCGACCTGTCGAGGCGCGAGGAGATCCTCGACGTGCTGCTCGGCCTGGTCAACGTCTCGAGCACGCAGCGCGACGCCCTCGGCCTCGTGGTCTCGCGCGCCGCGCCGCTCTGGGAGCCGGCGGCCGCCGCCGTGTTGATCTACAAGATGGGTGCGGACGGCTTGTCGGCGGTTGCCAGCGCGCCGGCCGACGTGGCCGCGGCGGCCGATCGCATTCCGGATCGCTTCGTGGCGCTGGCGATCGAGCACGGGCGCCCCGCGGCGCTCGCCGACGCCAGCCTCCGCCCCGATCTGCCGCTGCTCGGGCGCGCCGCCGATCGCCCGCCGTTCGCCGCCGTGCTCGCCGCGCCGATCGCCGTCGACGATGCGCCGTACGGCGCCATTGCCGTGTACGCCGAGCATCCCTACGAGTGGTCCGAGGAGCAGTTCCGGTTCATCCGGTGGCTCGCTGCGCAGTGCGGCCGCCTCATCGAGACGCTGCGCGCGCGCGAGCAGCTCACGACGGCGCTCGCCGCGCTGGACGACCTGAACCGCAACAAGAGCCAGTTCCTCGCGACGCTGTCGCACGAGCTGCGCAACCCGCTCGCGGCGATCCGCTACGCGCTCGATCTGCTCCAGATGCCGCAGGCGGACGCGGCGATCGCGCGGCGCGTCGTCGAACGGCAGTTGCCCCATCTCGTGCGGCTCGTGGACGACCTGCTCGACGCGGCGCGCATCGAGCGCAACAAGATCGCGCTGCGACGCGACGTCGTCGATCTGCGGACCGTCGTGCAGGAGGCGATCGATGCCGCACGCTTGTCCGGTGCGCCCGGCACGCACCGCATCACGGCCCATCTCCCCGACGCTCCCGCGTGGGTGAGCGCCGACCCGGATCGCCTGCTCCAGGCCGTCACGAACGTGATGTCCAACGCGATTCGCTATACCCCGGACGGCGGCGCGGTGACGGTCACGCTGTCCGAGCGCGGCGAGCGCGCGCTGCTCTCCGTGGCCGACACGGGCGCGGGCATCCGCCGCCAGGATCTGGGGCGGATCTTCGACATGTTCGCGCAGAACGACCACGCGAAGGAGGGCCTCGGCATCGGCCTCGCCCTCGTGAAGTCGATCATCGACCTCCACGGCGGGTCGATCGAAGCGCGCAGCGAGGGCGAAGGGCACGGCAGCGAGTTCGTCGTGGAACTGCCGCGCGCGACCGCCCCGCCGCCCGAGCGAGGCGCGCCGCCTCCGCTGCCGGTGTCGGCCAACCGCCGTGTGCTCGTCGTCGACGACAACGAGGACGCCGCGTCGATGCTGCAGTCGCTTCTCGAGCTGCGAGGGCACACCGTGTGGACGGCCAGGAACGGGGCGGACGCCTTGCGGCTCGCCGAGCAGTCGCCTCCCGACGTCGTTCTCCTCGACATCGGCCTGCCCGGCATGGACGGCTTCGAGGTCGCCGCCGCGCTGCGACGGTCGCGCACCGGCGCCACCATGTTCCTCGTCGCCCTCACCGGCTGGGGCAGCGATCACGATCGCGTGCGCGCGAGGGACGCCGGTTTCGACGCTCACGTCACCAAGCCCGCCGAGCTCCACGAAATCGAACGGCTCGTAGCCGAAGGGCCGGCTCGCGCCCGCGCGCAGGCCGGCGACGCCCACTCTTCCCGGCGCGACACGCCGCCACCCCCAGCCTCGGGCCACCTCCCCGCGCCCTGA
- a CDS encoding DUF1722 domain-containing protein encodes MPAPRLRLGISACLVGQRVRFDGGHKRDAFLADALGTVVEWISVCPEVESGLPTPRETIRLVRADDEVRMITTRTGYDHSPAMREYAARKLDALAGLNLCGFVLKKDSPSCGVTHVKVFDAGGTPAEDGTGLFAVALIARFPLLPVEDECRLRDPELREHFVERVLAYRRLAAFFATRWTTAALARFHAVHRLTLLAHAPASYAALGRLVSRARASSRSELRASYSAGFMHALSAIPTTKRHTNVLRLAAGCLHDVLDDDARAEIADAITRFSAGEVPRAAPLTLLRRHLRRHRVASLAGQVYLQAHPAMRALRVRARAAGASASAERLATTVVSR; translated from the coding sequence ATGCCCGCACCGCGCCTGCGCCTCGGCATCTCGGCGTGCCTGGTCGGCCAACGCGTCCGGTTCGACGGAGGCCACAAACGCGACGCCTTCCTCGCCGACGCGCTCGGCACCGTCGTCGAGTGGATCTCCGTCTGCCCCGAGGTCGAGTCGGGCCTGCCCACGCCGCGTGAGACCATCCGCCTCGTCCGCGCGGACGACGAGGTGCGGATGATCACGACGCGCACTGGCTACGACCACTCGCCCGCCATGCGCGAGTACGCCGCGCGAAAGCTCGACGCGCTGGCCGGTCTGAATCTCTGTGGCTTCGTCTTGAAGAAGGACTCGCCGAGCTGCGGCGTGACGCACGTGAAAGTCTTCGACGCCGGCGGGACACCCGCCGAAGACGGCACCGGGCTCTTCGCCGTCGCCCTGATCGCGAGGTTCCCGCTGCTGCCGGTGGAGGACGAGTGCCGGCTCCGCGACCCTGAACTGCGCGAGCACTTCGTCGAACGCGTGCTGGCCTACCGGCGCCTCGCCGCATTCTTCGCGACCCGATGGACGACGGCCGCGCTCGCGCGGTTCCACGCGGTGCACCGGCTGACGTTGCTCGCGCACGCGCCGGCGTCGTACGCGGCGCTCGGCCGGCTCGTCTCCCGCGCTCGCGCGTCGTCTCGCTCGGAGCTTCGAGCCTCGTACTCGGCCGGCTTCATGCACGCGCTCTCCGCCATCCCGACGACGAAACGCCACACGAACGTGCTCCGCCTCGCGGCTGGCTGTCTCCACGACGTGCTGGACGACGACGCGCGCGCGGAGATCGCCGATGCCATCACCCGCTTTTCCGCCGGCGAGGTGCCGCGTGCCGCACCGCTCACCCTTCTCCGCCGCCATCTGCGGCGCCACCGCGTTGCGTCCCTGGCCGGGCAGGTCTACCTGCAGGCGCACCCGGCGATGCGCGCGCTCCGCGTTCGCGCTCGAGCCGCCGGCGCGAGCGCCTCGGCCGAGCGGCTCGCGACGACCGTTGTCTCCCGATAG